One genomic region from Spirosoma sp. KCTC 42546 encodes:
- a CDS encoding 7TM-DISM domain-containing protein: MRRFRQLLLPFLGCCLLAFRLMAQPLGNQPVVALPQHDDLVSLRGSIAYLHDSTRTQTIREVIRLATGPAFQPVTSPVPNFGIITGTKLAAPIWLRFRVQNAARQPQNWLTEIDFWCFDELQLFVVDAQNQVLATSPVIGWKTRAAQRIRSHRHFWFPFTIPAQQTVTVYLRVLKHRGTQIVPIELVRESAYDSIVQGSYLFWGGVLFTLTFVAFMSLIFFLTTLDRVYSKYIFCLLGLVGFFFINDGFMNQFAFDLQFWMPRQNVYFLFPLILFYSQLTFVRTFLNLRNTPSHRLHLVGTGVLWSGVLCLIALTAEWFVPLTPTLELVMIRLFTALYWLPLPVIVAYIVISIIRRYHVGEAWLYLIAVLPFYSLNLALVFSNFGLLPTYVPVANYAYYAPAALFEVLMLTIGLAYRYKMDRDQTERLVKDSIIQHQRAYQAEVQTLALKNSLLVEKERIARDLHDNVGAHLAFIVTNLTQISDQAEKQSVKDGKQWASRLRNIVMHTREAVKLLRETIWAIHQESFTVEEFGERLDQYINRYFHEEDGLNVDVVVTGSQTQRLSSTQVLNLFRIVQEALTNVVKHAQATTAAVQLQVSPGGHINLRIHDNGRGFTWANGTVSSQHYGMQNMQTRAQELGGTFRVFADNGTTVEVEV, encoded by the coding sequence ATGAGACGCTTTCGCCAATTGCTACTACCATTTCTGGGCTGCTGCTTACTGGCTTTCCGCCTGATGGCTCAGCCATTGGGCAATCAGCCGGTGGTTGCTTTGCCTCAACATGATGATCTGGTATCGCTGCGGGGAAGTATAGCTTATTTACACGACTCGACACGTACCCAGACCATTCGCGAGGTTATCCGTCTAGCAACCGGGCCCGCTTTTCAGCCGGTAACATCGCCCGTTCCTAATTTTGGTATTATTACCGGCACAAAACTAGCCGCGCCCATCTGGCTCCGGTTTCGGGTTCAGAATGCTGCTCGGCAGCCTCAGAACTGGCTGACGGAAATAGATTTCTGGTGTTTCGACGAACTTCAGCTCTTTGTGGTCGATGCGCAAAATCAGGTGCTAGCGACCTCACCCGTAATTGGTTGGAAAACACGCGCTGCCCAACGAATTCGCTCCCACCGACATTTCTGGTTTCCGTTCACTATTCCTGCTCAACAGACCGTAACGGTTTATTTACGCGTCCTGAAACACCGGGGTACGCAAATCGTACCCATTGAACTCGTTCGGGAATCGGCTTATGATTCGATTGTGCAGGGAAGCTATTTATTCTGGGGCGGGGTGCTGTTTACGCTGACGTTTGTGGCGTTTATGAGCCTGATTTTTTTCCTGACGACCCTCGATCGCGTTTATTCGAAGTATATCTTTTGTTTGCTGGGTCTGGTTGGGTTCTTCTTTATCAACGATGGGTTCATGAACCAGTTTGCGTTCGACCTGCAATTCTGGATGCCCCGGCAGAATGTGTACTTTCTGTTCCCGCTTATTCTGTTTTACTCGCAGCTAACCTTCGTTCGTACGTTTCTAAACTTGCGGAACACGCCCTCACATCGATTGCATCTGGTTGGAACGGGTGTTCTTTGGAGTGGCGTACTGTGTCTGATTGCTTTAACCGCCGAGTGGTTCGTACCGTTGACACCCACGCTGGAGTTGGTTATGATTCGCTTGTTTACGGCGCTCTACTGGTTACCCTTACCGGTTATTGTCGCCTACATTGTGATCAGTATCATCCGACGCTACCATGTGGGCGAAGCCTGGCTGTATTTAATCGCCGTTTTGCCATTTTATTCGCTGAACCTCGCGCTGGTTTTTTCCAATTTTGGCTTACTACCCACCTACGTACCCGTTGCCAATTACGCCTATTATGCACCGGCCGCTTTATTTGAAGTGTTGATGCTAACGATTGGTCTGGCCTATCGCTACAAGATGGATCGTGACCAGACGGAGCGGCTCGTAAAGGATAGTATTATCCAGCACCAACGGGCTTATCAGGCCGAAGTACAGACACTAGCGCTAAAAAATAGCTTACTGGTCGAAAAAGAGCGTATTGCCCGCGATCTGCACGATAATGTAGGGGCCCACCTTGCTTTTATTGTTACGAACCTTACTCAGATTAGCGATCAGGCTGAGAAACAATCGGTAAAAGATGGGAAGCAATGGGCCAGTCGCCTGCGGAACATTGTGATGCACACCCGCGAGGCCGTCAAACTCCTGCGCGAAACCATCTGGGCGATTCATCAGGAAAGTTTCACCGTCGAGGAATTTGGTGAGCGACTGGATCAGTACATCAATCGCTATTTCCATGAGGAAGACGGACTGAATGTGGATGTCGTTGTGACAGGTTCACAAACGCAGCGTCTGTCGTCAACGCAGGTCCTGAATCTGTTCCGAATTGTGCAGGAAGCCCTGACCAATGTGGTTAAACATGCGCAGGCAACAACGGCGGCTGTTCAGTTGCAGGTTAGTCCGGGTGGACACATCAACCTACGTATTCATGACAACGGCCGGGGTTTTACCTGGGCCAACGGAACCGTTTCCAGTCAGCATTATGGGATGCAAAATATGCAGACCCGCGCTCAGGAGTTAGGGGGTACCTTCCGGGTTTTTGCCGATAATGGCACAACCGTAGAGGTAGAGGTGTGA
- a CDS encoding Gfo/Idh/MocA family protein: protein MPSRRKFLETSALAAATAVTGSFFIVPRHVLGGTAADGSRIIAPSDKLNIAAVGCGGKADVNIRLAYNNGSDNFVALCDVDDRQAKKFRAKFPNAPYFQDYREMFDKAGKTFDAVIVSTPDHMHAPIAMAAMAMGKHVYVEKPLTHDIYEARMLTQAAQKYKVVTQMGNQGSSGDATRIIETAIQNKVIGHVHTVYCWTNRPVWPQGVKSPKEKGESQPIPPEVNWPLWLGTAPTRDYHEAYMPTRWRGYWDFGTGALGDMGCHFMDVPFRALKLKYPTSVECSVGSVYADFFKEAFYDDSCPPSSAIHLTFPSDDKKVKEIKFSWFDGGIRPQLPEGVDYNDVFREIDGGMLFIGTKGMLTGGLFGNDPKLLPADKFSGKELPAPEKPLVEGKTEGHQQQWVKACKQGFGAYTSSSFDQSGPLTETVLMGNLATRSYLAREGGKFTGRKKLLWDGDNMKITNFDYANQFVKRQYNGGYTL from the coding sequence ATGCCCTCTCGTCGTAAGTTTCTGGAAACCAGTGCGCTAGCTGCGGCTACAGCCGTAACTGGAAGTTTTTTCATTGTTCCGCGTCATGTACTGGGCGGAACAGCCGCGGATGGTTCCCGCATTATTGCACCATCCGATAAACTGAATATTGCCGCTGTTGGCTGTGGCGGCAAAGCCGATGTGAATATCCGACTGGCTTACAACAACGGTTCCGACAACTTCGTGGCGCTTTGCGATGTCGATGATCGGCAGGCTAAAAAATTCCGGGCTAAGTTTCCCAATGCTCCCTATTTTCAGGATTACCGCGAGATGTTCGACAAGGCGGGCAAAACGTTCGATGCGGTAATTGTCAGTACCCCCGATCATATGCACGCGCCCATCGCGATGGCGGCAATGGCCATGGGCAAGCACGTATACGTCGAGAAACCCCTCACACACGACATTTACGAGGCTCGTATGCTGACTCAGGCTGCCCAGAAATATAAAGTTGTGACTCAGATGGGCAATCAGGGGAGTTCGGGCGATGCCACGCGCATTATCGAAACAGCTATCCAAAACAAAGTAATCGGCCATGTGCACACGGTTTATTGCTGGACAAACCGCCCGGTTTGGCCACAAGGCGTTAAGTCGCCGAAGGAAAAAGGCGAATCGCAACCGATCCCGCCCGAAGTAAACTGGCCGCTTTGGTTGGGAACGGCTCCCACCCGCGACTACCACGAAGCGTACATGCCGACCCGCTGGCGGGGGTATTGGGATTTCGGTACGGGGGCGCTTGGCGATATGGGTTGCCACTTCATGGATGTTCCTTTCCGCGCCCTGAAGCTCAAATACCCAACTTCGGTCGAGTGTAGCGTTGGTTCGGTCTATGCTGATTTCTTCAAAGAAGCGTTTTACGATGACAGTTGCCCACCCTCGTCGGCCATTCACCTGACATTTCCGTCTGACGATAAGAAAGTCAAAGAAATCAAATTTTCGTGGTTCGATGGCGGTATTCGACCCCAACTGCCCGAAGGCGTCGACTACAACGATGTATTCCGCGAAATCGACGGCGGTATGTTGTTCATCGGCACCAAAGGCATGTTAACGGGCGGCCTGTTCGGCAACGATCCGAAATTATTGCCCGCCGACAAGTTTAGTGGAAAAGAGCTTCCCGCTCCCGAAAAACCACTGGTAGAGGGTAAAACCGAAGGCCACCAGCAACAATGGGTGAAAGCCTGCAAGCAGGGTTTCGGGGCCTATACATCCTCCTCGTTCGATCAATCGGGCCCGCTTACCGAAACTGTACTGATGGGTAATCTGGCAACACGTTCCTATCTGGCTCGAGAAGGCGGCAAGTTTACGGGGCGCAAAAAACTGCTGTGGGATGGCGACAACATGAAAATCACCAACTTCGACTACGCTAACCAGTTTGTTAAACGGCAGTATAATGGTGGGTATACGCTGTAG
- a CDS encoding SCP2 sterol-binding domain-containing protein, with protein MTLQELTEQTRNKVTHADNINATVKLVTDQGVVYIDATQSPAVVSNDDKPADCELQISLDNLVKLSTGDLNPMMAVMMGKLKIKGDMGIAMKMGQIMG; from the coding sequence ATGACTCTGCAAGAACTAACCGAGCAAACTCGGAACAAAGTTACACATGCCGACAACATCAACGCTACGGTCAAGCTAGTAACTGACCAGGGTGTTGTGTATATCGACGCTACGCAATCGCCCGCGGTTGTCTCAAACGATGATAAACCCGCCGACTGCGAACTGCAGATCAGCCTCGATAACCTCGTTAAACTGAGCACTGGCGACCTCAACCCGATGATGGCTGTGATGATGGGGAAACTCAAAATTAAAGGCGACATGGGTATCGCCATGAAAATGGGGCAGATAATGGGGTAG
- a CDS encoding DUF2147 domain-containing protein produces MNPLRLTTLLLLVCISLTSFVTKADDPDAILGKWLSSKKRNQVQIYKHGNKYFGKLVWMLEPNDPVTNKPKVDKENPDEKLRNRPLMQAVLVTNLTYKGNNQWGDGEIYNPEDGKTYSCEVSLKGPNAIDLRGYVMGLSFLGKSKTWTRVQ; encoded by the coding sequence ATGAATCCGTTACGCTTAACTACATTGCTTCTGCTCGTTTGCATTTCGTTGACTTCATTCGTGACCAAAGCCGACGATCCCGATGCAATTTTGGGTAAATGGCTTAGTTCGAAAAAGAGAAATCAGGTCCAGATTTATAAACATGGGAATAAGTACTTTGGGAAGTTGGTCTGGATGTTGGAGCCTAATGACCCAGTTACGAATAAGCCTAAAGTTGACAAGGAAAACCCCGATGAAAAGCTACGCAACCGTCCGCTTATGCAGGCAGTTTTAGTGACCAACCTAACCTACAAAGGCAATAACCAGTGGGGTGATGGTGAAATTTATAACCCCGAAGATGGCAAGACGTACAGTTGCGAAGTATCGCTCAAAGGACCAAACGCCATTGATTTGCGAGGCTATGTAATGGGACTAAGTTTTCTGGGAAAATCCAAAACCTGGACACGGGTGCAATAG
- a CDS encoding alkaline phosphatase family protein produces MTRPFALLLFCCVLSIPLYCLGQTKPKKALFVIVDGIPADVIEKQPTPNLKAIAKEGSYARAYVGGQKSTYSQTPTISAVGYNSLLTGTWVNKHNVWDNSIKAPNYQYWTIFRFFESQYPSKKSAVFSTWLDNRTKLVGEDLPQTGYLRIDYSFDGLEHDTLLYKHDKESEYIHQIDEKVVDEADQYIRNESPDLSWIYLEYTDDMGHKYGDSEQFYKAVKIMDDQMGRIWKAIQYRQKTFGEDWQLFITTDHGRSADTGKNHGGQSDRERATWIVTNAKDLNSQFKKNTPGIVDIMPTMARHLQLTIPKEQAFEIDGVPLTGKLSITEPVVKKEGSKIALNWKSVEPEGNVKVWMSTTNHFEEGKRDDYRLLGEFPVKAETATLDVSAFPKGFFKIVLEGRYNHLSRWIVE; encoded by the coding sequence ATGACTCGCCCATTCGCTCTACTACTTTTTTGTTGCGTTCTCTCCATTCCACTGTATTGCTTGGGACAAACGAAGCCTAAAAAAGCCCTGTTCGTCATTGTCGATGGGATTCCAGCGGATGTGATTGAAAAGCAACCCACGCCCAATCTTAAAGCGATTGCCAAAGAAGGAAGCTATGCACGAGCCTATGTCGGCGGACAAAAAAGTACGTATTCCCAAACGCCAACCATTTCAGCGGTGGGCTACAACAGCCTGCTCACTGGTACCTGGGTAAACAAGCACAATGTTTGGGACAATAGCATAAAAGCTCCCAATTATCAGTATTGGACTATATTTCGCTTCTTCGAAAGCCAGTATCCATCCAAAAAAAGTGCAGTTTTTTCAACCTGGCTCGATAACCGTACGAAGCTCGTTGGCGAAGACCTTCCGCAAACGGGATACCTACGAATTGATTATTCCTTCGATGGTCTGGAACACGATACGCTGCTTTATAAGCACGATAAAGAGTCGGAATATATTCACCAGATTGATGAAAAAGTAGTCGATGAAGCGGATCAATATATTCGCAATGAAAGCCCGGATTTGTCGTGGATCTATTTGGAATACACCGACGACATGGGCCATAAGTACGGCGACAGTGAGCAATTTTATAAAGCCGTCAAGATCATGGATGATCAGATGGGGAGAATCTGGAAAGCCATCCAATACCGGCAGAAAACATTCGGTGAAGATTGGCAACTGTTCATCACCACCGACCACGGGCGCAGTGCCGACACGGGTAAAAATCACGGCGGGCAGTCAGACCGCGAACGCGCTACCTGGATCGTGACAAATGCAAAAGATCTGAATAGCCAGTTCAAAAAGAATACTCCGGGCATTGTCGATATTATGCCAACTATGGCTCGTCATTTACAGCTGACGATTCCGAAAGAACAGGCTTTTGAAATCGACGGTGTTCCGTTAACGGGCAAACTCTCAATAACAGAACCGGTCGTTAAAAAAGAAGGTAGTAAGATTGCGCTGAACTGGAAATCGGTAGAACCAGAAGGAAATGTGAAAGTCTGGATGTCAACCACGAATCACTTCGAAGAAGGCAAGCGCGACGACTACAGATTGCTTGGTGAGTTTCCCGTAAAAGCAGAGACCGCAACCCTTGATGTGTCGGCCTTTCCTAAAGGGTTCTTCAAAATTGTGCTGGAAGGGCGATATAATCACCTGTCCCGCTGGATTGTTGAGTAA
- a CDS encoding endo-1,4-beta-xylanase, with product MTQRFIYSALLGTTLLLGTALKPQLAEPTLKDAYKNFFPIGVAVGPRNLVGPEAELILRQFNSLTAENAMKMGPIHPEENTYNWKDADAIVDFAKKHGLKVRGHNLCWHQQTPKWLFTDAEGKPVSKEVLLKRLKDHITEVVTRYKGKIYQWDVVNEAIDDNAQKFLRDSPWSQICGDEFIAKAFEYAHEADPNAQLVYNDYNTERPSKRDRIYQLLKKLVDAKVPIHGVGLQGHWSIYEPGELALETAIDKFSSLGLKVQITELDVSVYPAEQGDRRAKRPDESDAFTPDMEQKQMEQYRNVFRIFREKKKAITGVTFWNVSDKHSWLDTYPVAGRKNYPLLFDANLKPKKAYYEVVKF from the coding sequence ATGACTCAACGCTTCATCTACTCCGCACTTCTAGGCACTACGCTTCTGCTTGGCACAGCCTTAAAACCACAACTGGCAGAGCCAACGCTCAAAGACGCGTATAAAAACTTCTTCCCTATTGGCGTCGCCGTTGGGCCGCGCAACCTGGTTGGTCCGGAAGCGGAGTTGATCCTTCGGCAGTTCAATAGCCTGACAGCGGAAAACGCGATGAAAATGGGGCCGATTCACCCTGAGGAAAATACCTACAATTGGAAAGACGCCGATGCCATTGTCGACTTTGCGAAAAAACATGGGCTGAAAGTACGTGGGCATAACCTGTGCTGGCATCAACAAACCCCGAAATGGCTGTTTACCGATGCGGAGGGTAAACCGGTATCGAAAGAGGTTCTCCTGAAGCGACTGAAAGACCATATCACGGAAGTGGTTACGCGCTACAAAGGCAAAATCTATCAGTGGGATGTGGTCAACGAAGCCATCGACGATAATGCCCAGAAGTTTCTGCGGGATTCGCCCTGGTCTCAAATCTGCGGGGATGAGTTCATTGCCAAAGCCTTCGAGTATGCCCACGAAGCCGACCCAAACGCGCAGCTTGTGTATAACGACTACAATACCGAACGTCCCAGCAAGCGCGACCGGATCTATCAGCTTCTAAAAAAATTAGTCGATGCGAAAGTGCCTATTCATGGTGTAGGTCTGCAAGGGCACTGGTCAATCTATGAGCCGGGCGAGTTAGCTTTAGAGACTGCCATTGATAAATTTTCGTCGTTGGGATTAAAAGTACAAATAACTGAGTTGGACGTGTCGGTCTATCCCGCGGAGCAGGGCGACCGACGAGCCAAACGCCCTGATGAATCGGATGCGTTCACGCCCGACATGGAGCAAAAGCAAATGGAACAGTACCGAAATGTGTTCCGGATTTTTCGGGAAAAGAAAAAGGCCATCACAGGCGTAACGTTTTGGAACGTATCGGATAAACACTCCTGGCTGGATACCTATCCCGTTGCAGGCCGGAAGAACTACCCGCTATTATTCGATGCCAATCTGAAACCAAAAAAGGCATATTATGAAGTTGTGAAATTTTAA
- a CDS encoding SDR family NAD(P)-dependent oxidoreductase, translating into MEQVQTTQPDGQSSPNYSVFSLEGKLALITGGGSGIGLDIARCMVQAGGSVVITGRREQPLQEAVASLGERAHYMVNDVTDRALLDDLVERIEATYGPIDTLVNNAGVNMKKPALDVTDEDFDRIVHTNLNSVFSLTRECAKRMMARQRGSIIMISSMAAYYGIDRVAAYAASKSGVEGMVKVLASEFSGNGVRVNAIAPGFIETAMSKTAMGGDPDRFARAMRRTPMGKFGQPEDIGWAAVFLASEAAKYITGASLPVDGGNSIGF; encoded by the coding sequence GTGGAACAAGTACAAACTACCCAGCCCGACGGTCAGTCGTCGCCCAATTATTCCGTTTTTTCGCTCGAAGGTAAGTTAGCGCTCATCACAGGAGGAGGCAGCGGTATCGGTCTCGATATTGCCCGTTGTATGGTGCAGGCTGGGGGTAGTGTTGTTATCACCGGTCGGCGGGAGCAACCTCTTCAGGAGGCCGTTGCATCGTTGGGCGAACGGGCGCATTATATGGTCAATGACGTAACAGATCGGGCTTTGCTAGATGATCTGGTCGAACGGATCGAAGCTACCTATGGCCCAATCGATACGCTGGTGAACAATGCCGGGGTTAACATGAAAAAGCCCGCATTGGACGTCACCGATGAGGATTTTGACCGAATCGTACACACAAACCTGAATTCGGTTTTTAGCCTGACGCGGGAATGTGCCAAGCGGATGATGGCCCGTCAACGGGGTTCTATTATCATGATTTCGTCGATGGCCGCCTATTACGGTATCGACCGGGTGGCCGCTTATGCCGCGTCTAAATCGGGCGTTGAAGGCATGGTAAAAGTGCTAGCGTCGGAGTTCTCCGGCAACGGTGTTCGGGTGAATGCCATTGCACCGGGCTTTATTGAAACAGCCATGAGCAAGACCGCCATGGGTGGTGATCCCGACCGCTTCGCCCGTGCCATGCGCCGGACACCGATGGGGAAATTTGGTCAACCCGAAGACATTGGCTGGGCGGCCGTTTTCCTGGCCTCCGAAGCCGCGAAATACATCACTGGTGCTTCGCTGCCGGTAGATGGGGGGAATTCGATTGGGTTTTAA
- a CDS encoding alpha-glucuronidase family glycosyl hydrolase — protein sequence MKRLICCLLLISTLSYGDDGYRLWLKYDLIKDVAKREEYARSFQFIAVSNQSPILMNAAQELQLGLQGLLGKSVPIITDLGKRKGGVYLNEHKDFSNHINYKDDGYAMSNSDNIYILANKGVGVLYGTFALLRYIQTGRSLTSLPLINIPKVQYRLLNHWDNTNGTIERGYAGESLWKWYELPATVDPRYRDYARANASLGINGTVVNNVNASARFLTAEYLEKVAALANVFRPYGIRIYLSVYFPAPKVIGGLKTADPLDPEVRKWWADKTKEIYKLIPDFGGFLVKANSEGEPGPQDYGRTHADGANMLADALAPYDGIVMWRAFVYKADPKADRFKAAHEEFTPLDGKFDKKVIVQVKNGPIDFQPREPFSPLFGNMPKTPLSMEFQITQEYTGFATHWVYEAPIFKECLDTDTYVHGKGSPSGGATVASVVDGSLHNYAMTAIAGVANTGSDRNWTGNPMAQANWYAYGRLAWDHTLSSEAIANEWVKMTLTSEPKAVKTITNLMLKSREIYVDYNTPIGLSRPWSGVHFAPEPWQEKSPRPDWTAIYYHRADSIGLGFDRTATGSNALAQYRPEVQQKWNNPETCPLPYLLWFHHVPWTKKLSSGRTLWDELCTRFYTGADSVGWMQQQWAQVKPAVDPAIFADVTGRLATQHKEAIWWRDSWVLYLQTYSKQPIPAPFPKPERTLDDVKRLSEIYKLR from the coding sequence ATGAAACGATTGATATGTTGCCTGCTACTCATTAGCACACTTTCCTACGGCGACGATGGTTATCGCCTTTGGCTGAAATACGACTTGATTAAAGACGTAGCCAAACGAGAAGAGTATGCCCGTTCATTCCAGTTTATTGCCGTCAGTAATCAAAGTCCGATCTTGATGAATGCAGCTCAGGAATTACAACTCGGGTTACAGGGACTACTAGGTAAGTCAGTGCCGATCATTACCGATCTTGGCAAGCGAAAAGGTGGGGTTTATCTAAATGAACATAAAGACTTTAGTAACCATATTAATTATAAAGATGATGGTTATGCGATGTCGAATAGTGATAATATCTATATACTGGCGAACAAAGGAGTAGGAGTACTTTATGGAACGTTTGCCTTGCTGAGATATATACAGACGGGCCGGTCATTAACAAGCCTGCCTTTAATCAATATCCCCAAAGTCCAGTATCGTCTGCTCAATCACTGGGACAATACCAACGGAACCATCGAACGTGGGTATGCCGGCGAATCGCTCTGGAAATGGTACGAGTTGCCTGCAACGGTTGACCCGCGTTACCGCGATTACGCCCGTGCCAATGCCTCGCTGGGCATCAACGGTACCGTTGTCAATAACGTTAACGCGAGTGCCCGCTTTCTAACCGCTGAGTATTTAGAAAAGGTTGCTGCCTTGGCTAACGTCTTTCGGCCTTACGGTATTCGAATTTACCTGTCAGTTTATTTCCCCGCTCCTAAAGTCATTGGCGGCCTAAAAACCGCCGATCCGCTCGATCCCGAGGTGCGGAAATGGTGGGCCGACAAAACCAAAGAGATTTACAAACTCATTCCTGATTTCGGTGGATTTCTGGTCAAAGCCAACTCCGAAGGTGAACCTGGGCCGCAGGATTATGGACGTACCCATGCCGATGGAGCGAATATGCTGGCCGACGCCCTCGCACCTTACGATGGTATCGTGATGTGGCGCGCCTTCGTCTACAAAGCCGACCCGAAGGCCGATCGATTCAAAGCCGCACACGAAGAGTTTACGCCACTGGATGGTAAATTCGACAAGAAGGTGATCGTCCAGGTGAAGAACGGCCCTATTGATTTTCAGCCACGTGAGCCGTTCTCGCCACTGTTCGGGAATATGCCCAAAACGCCCCTGTCGATGGAGTTTCAGATTACGCAAGAGTACACGGGCTTTGCAACGCATTGGGTGTATGAAGCGCCGATTTTTAAAGAATGCCTGGATACCGATACCTACGTACATGGGAAAGGCTCACCATCCGGTGGGGCAACGGTGGCCAGTGTTGTTGATGGTAGTCTTCATAACTATGCCATGACCGCCATTGCGGGCGTAGCCAACACCGGCTCCGACCGAAACTGGACCGGTAACCCGATGGCACAAGCCAACTGGTACGCCTACGGGCGACTGGCGTGGGATCACACCTTATCGTCAGAAGCCATTGCGAACGAGTGGGTTAAAATGACACTCACGAGCGAGCCAAAAGCGGTCAAGACCATTACGAACTTGATGCTTAAATCAAGAGAGATTTACGTCGATTATAACACGCCCATCGGTTTGTCACGTCCCTGGTCGGGCGTGCACTTTGCCCCCGAACCCTGGCAGGAAAAAAGCCCTCGTCCCGACTGGACTGCCATTTATTACCATCGGGCCGATTCTATTGGGCTGGGTTTTGATCGAACAGCAACGGGGAGCAATGCATTGGCACAATACCGGCCAGAAGTACAACAGAAATGGAATAACCCCGAAACTTGCCCGTTACCGTATCTGCTTTGGTTTCACCATGTGCCCTGGACAAAGAAACTAAGCTCTGGCCGAACGCTCTGGGATGAACTCTGCACCCGCTTCTACACTGGTGCCGATTCGGTTGGCTGGATGCAGCAGCAGTGGGCGCAGGTCAAACCCGCCGTCGATCCAGCTATTTTTGCCGATGTAACGGGTCGTCTGGCTACCCAGCACAAGGAAGCCATCTGGTGGCGCGATTCCTGGGTGCTGTATTTACAGACGTATTCCAAACAACCCATTCCGGCCCCTTTCCCGAAACCGGAACGGACGCTGGACGATGTTAAACGCTTATCCGAAATTTATAAATTACGCTAG
- the uxuA gene encoding mannonate dehydratase, protein MGMLQTMRWFGPNDPVSLMDIRQAGCTGVVTALHQIPVGDLWTVEAINERKQLVESVNQRYVPLHWAVVESLPVHEDIKKGRPSREGYIENYKQSIRNLAACGINTVCYNFMPVLDWSRTNLNYEMPDGSRALRFVWEDFAVFDLCILKRPGAEIDYEPEIIESAHQKFSRMTDDQITELSNIVLLGLPGSEEAFTLDTFQGLLNEYATIGDAELRTNLYYFIQQVAPVAQEVGVNLCIHPDDPPRPLLGLPRVVSTESDLAQLMAASDVTANGITFCTGSLGIRPDNDLPGMIRRFGERIHFIHLRTTKREVDPRNFHEADHLAGDVDMYAVVKEIVLEQKRRSTAGVGVTTIPMRPDHGHQMLDDLHKKTYPGYSAIGRLRGLAELRGLEMGIERSL, encoded by the coding sequence ATGGGAATGTTACAAACCATGCGCTGGTTCGGGCCGAATGATCCGGTTTCGCTGATGGATATTCGGCAGGCGGGTTGCACGGGTGTTGTTACGGCGCTGCATCAGATTCCGGTGGGTGACCTGTGGACGGTCGAGGCCATTAACGAGCGCAAACAACTGGTTGAATCGGTCAATCAACGCTATGTGCCCTTGCACTGGGCCGTAGTCGAAAGCCTGCCTGTGCACGAAGATATTAAAAAAGGTCGGCCATCGAGAGAAGGTTATATTGAAAACTACAAACAGTCGATTCGGAATCTGGCCGCCTGTGGCATCAACACGGTTTGCTATAATTTCATGCCGGTGCTGGACTGGTCACGTACGAACCTGAATTACGAAATGCCCGATGGGTCGCGGGCGCTCCGGTTCGTTTGGGAAGACTTCGCGGTATTCGATTTGTGCATCCTCAAACGCCCCGGTGCGGAAATCGATTACGAGCCCGAAATCATTGAATCGGCCCACCAGAAATTCAGCCGAATGACAGACGACCAGATAACCGAATTGTCGAACATCGTTCTACTGGGTTTGCCCGGTTCAGAAGAAGCCTTTACACTTGATACGTTTCAGGGTTTATTAAACGAATACGCCACTATTGGCGATGCTGAACTTCGGACGAATCTGTATTATTTTATTCAACAAGTTGCCCCCGTTGCGCAGGAAGTAGGCGTCAATTTGTGTATTCACCCCGATGATCCGCCACGCCCATTGTTGGGTCTTCCCCGTGTCGTTAGCACCGAGTCCGACTTAGCGCAACTAATGGCGGCCAGTGATGTAACGGCCAACGGTATTACCTTTTGTACGGGTTCCTTAGGTATCCGGCCTGATAACGATCTGCCCGGCATGATCCGTCGCTTCGGTGAACGTATTCACTTCATTCATCTGCGAACCACCAAACGTGAAGTAGACCCACGGAACTTCCACGAAGCCGACCATCTGGCAGGCGATGTGGATATGTATGCGGTTGTGAAGGAAATTGTGCTGGAGCAGAAGCGACGCTCAACAGCGGGTGTTGGTGTAACCACGATTCCCATGCGCCCTGATCACGGTCACCAGATGCTCGACGATCTGCATAAAAAGACGTACCCCGGTTATTCAGCCATCGGCCGATTGCGGGGTTTGGCAGAGTTACGAGGTCTGGAAATGGGCATTGAACGGAGTTTGTAA